The following are from one region of the Meiothermus sp. Pnk-1 genome:
- a CDS encoding response regulator transcription factor has translation MIRIVLADDHALFRQGLRSLLEAEPDFRVVGEAGDGREALRHVLEAKPDVVLMDIQMPGLDGVQATREILREWPQAKVIMLTMYRQDAYVFEAVKAGARGYMLKDADAKDLLEAIRRVNHGEVLLDAELAEQIIQDFKAKRESVPKPHAELSEREVQILKLVAQGYTNLEIAGELALSEKTVRNRLSEIFQKLHLNNRTQAALYALREGLAEPGEGE, from the coding sequence ATGATTCGCATCGTGTTGGCAGATGACCACGCCTTATTCCGCCAGGGGCTGCGCAGCCTGCTCGAGGCTGAACCGGATTTCCGGGTGGTGGGAGAAGCGGGGGATGGCCGTGAGGCCTTGCGCCACGTGCTCGAGGCCAAGCCCGACGTCGTGCTGATGGACATCCAGATGCCAGGCTTGGATGGGGTACAGGCCACCCGGGAGATCCTGCGGGAGTGGCCCCAGGCCAAGGTCATCATGTTGACCATGTACCGCCAGGACGCCTACGTCTTCGAGGCGGTCAAGGCCGGGGCGCGGGGCTACATGCTCAAGGATGCCGACGCTAAAGACCTCCTCGAGGCCATCCGCCGGGTCAACCACGGGGAGGTGCTGCTCGACGCCGAGCTGGCCGAGCAGATCATCCAGGACTTCAAGGCCAAACGCGAGTCGGTCCCCAAGCCTCACGCCGAACTTTCCGAGCGTGAAGTGCAGATCCTCAAGCTCGTCGCCCAGGGGTACACCAACCTGGAGATCGCCGGGGAACTCGCGCTCTCGGAGAAGACCGTGCGCAACCGGCTGAGCGAGATCTTCCAGAAGCTCCACCTCAACAACCGCACCCAGGCTGCCCTCTACGCGCTGCGTGAGGGATTGGCTGAGCCGGGGGAGGGGGAATGA